A portion of the Vulpes vulpes isolate BD-2025 chromosome 5, VulVul3, whole genome shotgun sequence genome contains these proteins:
- the MADD gene encoding MAP kinase-activating death domain protein isoform X13: MVQKKKFCPRLLDYLVIVGARHPSSDSVAQTPELLRRYPLEDHAEFPLPPDVVFFCQPEGCLSVRQRRMSLRDDTSFVFTLTDKDTGVTRYGICVNFYRSFQKRMPKDKGDGGAGSRGKEGPRATCAPEEIGTESSESGLSLQPPSADSAPNVTQSPRGKPRAKTGSRSRNSTLTSLCVLSHYPFFSTFRECLYTLKRLVDCCSERLLGKKLGIPRGIQRDTMWRIFTGSLLVEEKSSALLHDLREIEAWIYRLLRSPVPVSGQKRVDIEVLPQELQQALTFALPDPSRFTLVDFPLHLPLELLGVDACLQVLTCILLEHKVVLQSRDYNALSMSVMAFVAMIYPLEYMFPVIPLLPTCMASAEQLLLAPTPYIIGVPASFFLYKLDFKMPDDVWLVDLDSNRVIAPTNAEMLPILPEPESLELKKHLKQALASMSLNTQPILNLEKFHEGQEIPLLLGRPSNDLQSTPSTEFNPLIYGNDVDSVDVATRVAMVRFFNSPNVLQGFQMHTRTLRLFPRPVVAFQAGSFLASRPRQTPFAEKLARTQAVEYFGEWILNPTNYAFQRIHNNMFDPALIGDKPKWYAHQLQPIHYRVYDSNSQLAEALSVPRERDSDSDPTDDSGSDSMDYDDSSSSYSSLGDFVSEMMKCDINGDTPNVDPLTHAALGDASEVEIDELQNQKESEEPGPDSENSQENPPLRSSSSTTASSSPSTVIHGANSEPADSTEVDDKAAVGVSKPPPTVPPSIGKSNVDRRQTEIGEGSVHRRTYDNPYFEPQYGFPPEEEDDEQGESYTPRFSQHVNGNRAQKMLRPNSLKLASDSDAESDSRASSPTSTVSNTSTEGFGGIMSFASSLYRNHSTSFSLSNLTLPTKGAREKTTPFPSLKGNRRALVDQKSSVIKHSPTVKREPPSPQGRSSNSSENQQFLKEVVHSVLDGQGVGWLNMKKVRRLLESEQLRVFVLSKLNRTVQSEDDARQDVIPDVEISRKVYKGMLDLLKCTVLSLEQSYAHAGLGGMASIFGLLEIAQTHYYSKEPDKRKRSPTESVNTPVGKDPGLAGRGDPKAMAQLRVPQLGPRAPSAAGKGPKELDTRSLKEENFVASVGPEVIKPVFDLGETEEKKSQISADSGVSLTSGSQRTDTDSVIGVSPAVMIRSSSQDSEVSTVVSNSSGETLGADSDLSSNAGDGPGGEGSTHLASSRGTLSDSEIETNSATSTIFGKAHSLKPSVKEKLVGSPVRSSEDVSQRVYLYEGLLGRDKGSMWDQLEDAAMETFSISKERSTLWDQMQFWEDAFLDAVMLEREGMGMDQGPQEMIDRYLSLGEHDRKRLEDDEDRLLATLLHNLISYMLLMKVNKNDIRKKVRRLMGKSHIGLVYSQQINEVLDQLVNLNGRDLSIRSSGSRHMKKQTFVVHAGTDTNGDIFFMEVCDDCVVLRSNIGTVYERWWYEKLINMTYCPKTKVLCLWRRNGSETQLNKFYTKKCRELYYCVKDSMERAAARQQSIKPGPELGGEFPVQDMKTGEGGLLQVTLEGINLKFMHNQVFIELNHIKKCNTVRGVFVLEEFVPEIKEVVSHKYKTPMAHEICYSVLCLFSYVAAVRSSEEDLRTPPRPVSS; the protein is encoded by the exons ATGGTGCAAAAGAAGAAGTTCTGTCCTCGGTTACTTGACTATCTCGTGATCGTAGGGGCCAG GCACCCAAGCAGTGATAGTGTGGCCCAGACTCCTGAATTATTACGGCGCTACCCACTGGAGGACCACGCTGAGTTTCCCCTGCCCCCAGACGTAGTGTTCTTCTGCCAACCAGAGGGCTGTCTGAGTGTGCGGCAGCGGCGCATGAGCCTGCGGGATGATACTTCTTTTGTCTTCACCCTCACTGACAAGGACACTGGAGTCACTCGTTATGGCATCTGTGTTAACTTCTACCGCTCCTTCCAGAAGCGTATGCCTAAGGACaagggggatgggggggcagggTCCCGTGGGAAGGAAGGACCCCGTGCTACTTGTGCCCCAGAAGAGATTGGCACTGAGAGCTCAGAGAGTGGCTTGTCCCTGCAGCCTCCCAGTGCTGACTCTGCCCCTAATGTAACTCAGTCTCCTCGGGGCAAACCCCGAGCCAAGACGGGGAGCCGCTCCCGCAATAGTACTCTGACATCCTTGTGCGTGCTCAGCCACTATCCCTTCTTCTCCACCTTCCGAGAATGTCTGTACACCCTCAAACGTCTGGTGGACTGCTGCAGTGAGCGGCTGCTGGGCAAGAAACTAGGCATCCCTCGAGGTATACAAAG GGACACTATGTGGCGCATCTTTACTGGATCATTGCTAGTGGAGGAGAAGTCAAGTGCCCTTCTTCATGACCTTCGAGAGATTGAGGCCTGGATCTATCGATTGCTGCGCTCCCCAGTGCCTGTCTCTGGGCAGAAGCGAGTGGACATTGAGGTCCTACCCCAGGAGCTCCAACAAGCTCTGACCTTTGCTCTTCCAGACCCTTCTCGATTCACCCTAGTGGATTTCCCACTGCACCTTCCCTTGGAACTTCTGGGTGTGGATGCCTGTCTCCAGGTGCTAACCTGCATCCTGTTAGAGCACAAG GTGGTGCTACAGTCCCGAGACTACAATGCCCTCTCTATGTCTGTGATGGCGTTTGTGGCAATGATCTACCCGCTGGAGTATATGTTTCCTGTAATCCCACTGCTGCCCACCTGCATGGCATCGGCAGAACAG cTGCTGTTAGCTCCAACTCCGTACATCATCGGGGTCCCTGCCAGCTTCTTCCTCTACAAACTGGACTTCAAAATGCCTGATGATGTATGGCTGGTGGATCTGGACAGCAATAGG GTGATTGCCCCCACCAATGCAGAAATGCTACCAATCCTGCCAGAACCGGAATCGTTGGagctgaaaaagcatttgaagcAG GCCCTTGCCAGCATGAGTCTCAACACCCAGCCCATCCTCAATCTGGAGAAATTCCATGAAGGCCAAGAGATCCCCCTTCTCTTGGGTAGGCCTTCTAACGACTTGCAGTCCACACCTTCCACTGAATTCAACCCACTCATCTATGGCAATGATGTAGATTCTGTGGATGTTGCAACCAG AGTGGCCATGGTCCGTTTCTTCAACTCCCCCAACGTGCTGCAGGGCTTTCAGATGCACACACGTACCCTGCGTCTCTTCCCTCGGCCTGTGGTAGCTTTTCAAGCTGGCTCCTTTCTAGCCTCACGTCCCCGGCAGACTCCTTTTGCTGAGAAACTGGCCAGGACACAGGCTGTGGAGTACTTTGGAGAATGGATCCTTAACCCCACCAACTATGCCTTCCAGCGAATTCACAACA ACATGTTTGATCCAGCCCTGATTGGTGACAAGCCAAAGTGGTATGCTCATCAGCTGCAGCCTATCCATTATCGAGTCTATGATAGCAATTCCCAGCTGGCAGAGGCACTGAGTGTGCCACGAGAGCGTGACTCTGACTCTGACCCTACTGATGACAG TGGCAGTGATAGTATGGATTATGATGACTCAAGCTCTTCCTACTCCTCCCTTGGTGACTTTGTCAGTGAAATGATGAAATGTGACATCAATGGTGATACTCCCA ATGTGGATCCATTGACACACGCAGCCCTGGGGGATGCCAGTGAGGTGGAGATTGATGAGCTGCAAAACCAGAAGGAATCAGAGGAACCTGGCCCAGATAGTGAGAACTCTCAGGAAAACCCGCCACTGCGCTCCAGCTCCAGCACCACTGCCAGCAGTAGCCCCAGCACTGTCATCCATGGAGCTAATTCT GAACCTGCTGACTCAACGGAGGTGGACGATAAGGCAGCAGTAGGTGTCTCCAAGCCCCCCCCCACAGTGCCTCCCAGCATTGGCAAATCGAACGTGGACAGGCGTCAGACAGAAATTGGAGAGGGGTCAGTGCACCGGCGAACCTATGACAATCCATACTTCGAGCCCCAGTATGGCTTTCCCCCTGAGGAGGAGGATGATGAGCAGGGGGAAAGTTACACTCCCCGATTCAGCCAACATGTCAATGGCAATCG GGCTCAAAAGATGCTGCGGCCCAACAGCTTGAAACTGGCAAGCGACTCAGATGCAGAGTCAGACTCTCGAGCGAGCTCTCCCACCTCCACCGTCTCCAACACCAGCACCGAGGGCTTCGGGGGCATCATGTCTTTTGCCA GCAGCCTGTATCGAAACCACAGTACAAGCTTCAGTCTTTCAAACCTCACACTGCCCACCAAAGGTGCCCGAGAGAAGACGACCCCCTTCCCCAGTCTGAAAG GAAACAGGAGGGCCTTAGTGGACCAGAAGTCATCTGTTATTAAACACAGCCCAACAGTGAAAAGAGAGCCTCCATCACCTCAGGGTCGATCCAGCAATTCTAG TGAGAACCAGCAGTTCCTGAAGGAAGTGGTACACAGCGTGCTGGATGGCCAGGGTGTTGGCTGGCTCAACATGAAAAAGGTGCGTCGGCTGCTGGAGAGTGAGCAGCTGCGAGTCTTTGTCCTGAGCAAGCTGAACCGAACTGTGCAGTCAGAGGATGATGCCCGGCAGGACGTCATCCCCGATGTG GAGATCAGCAGAAAGGTGTACAAGGGGATGTTAGACCTGCTCAAGTGCACAGTACTCAGCCTGGAGCAGTCCTATGCCCACGCAGGTCTGGGTGGCATGGCCAGCATCTTTGGGCTTCTGGAGATTGCCCAGACCCACTACTATAGTAAAG AACCAGACAAGCGGAAGAGAAGTCCAACAGAGAGTGTAAATACACCAGTTGGCAAGGATCCTGGCCTGGCTGGGCGGGGGGACCCAAAAGCTATGGCACAGCTGAGAGTACCCCAGCTGGGCCCTCGGGCGCCAAGTGCTGCAGGAAAGGGTCCCAAAGAACTAGACACCAGAAGtttaaaggaagagaattttGTAGCATCTGTTG GGCCTGAAGTAATCAAACCCGTCTTTGACCTTGGTGAGACAGAGGAGAAAAAGTCCCAGATCAGCGCAGACAGTGGTGTGAGCCTGACATCTGGTTCCCAG AGGACTGATACAGACTCTGTCATTGGTGTGAGTCCAGCTGTTATGATCCGAAGCTCAAGTCAGGACTCTGAAGTTAGCACCGTG gtGAGTAATAGTTCTGGAGAGACCCTTGGAGCAGATAGTGACCTGAGCAGCAATGCAGGTGATGGACCAGGTGGTGAAGGCAGCACCCACTTGGCAAGCTCTCGGGGCACTTTGTCTGATAGTGAAATTGAGACCAATTCTGCTACCAGCACCATCTTT GGGAAAGCCCATAGCTTGAAGCCAAGTGTAAAGGAGAAGCTGGTGGGCAGCCCAGTTCGCTCTTCCGAAGATGTAAGCCAGCGGGTCTATCTGTACGAGGGACTCCTAG GAAGGGACAAAGGATCGATGTGGGACCAGTTAGAGGATGCGGCTATGGAGACCTTTTCTATAA GCAAAGAACGTTCTACTTTGTGGGACCAAATGCAGTTCTGGGAAGATGCATTCTTAGATGCTGTGATGTTGGAGAGAGAAGGGATGGGAATGGACCAGGGTCCCCAGGAAATGATCGACAG GTACCTGTCCCTGGGAGAACATGACCGGAAGCGCCTAGAGGATGATGAAGATCGTTTGCTGGCCACACTTTTGCACAACCTCATCTCCTACATGCTGCTGATGAAG GTAAATAAGAATGACATCCGGAAGAAGGTGAGGCGCCTAATGGgaaagtcccatattgggcttgtGTACAGCCAGCAAATCAATGAAGTGCTTGATCAGCTGGTGAACCTG aaTGGACGTGATCTCTCTATCCGGTCCAGTGGCAGCCGGCACATGAAAAAGCAGACATTTGTGGTACATGCAGGGACAGACACAAATGGAGACATCTTCTTCATGGAG GTGTGTGATGACTGTGTGGTGTTACGTAGTAACATCGGGACGGTGTATGAGCGCTGGTGGTATGAGAAGCTCATCAACATGACCTACTGTCCCAAGACCAAGGTGTTGTGCTTGTGGCGTAGAAATGGCTCTGAGACTCAGCTCAACAAATTCTATACTAAGAAG TGTCGGGAGCTGTACTACTGTGTGAAGGACAGCATGGAGCGGGCTGCTGCCCGGCAGCAAAGCATCAAACCTG GCCCTGAACTGGGTGGCGAGTTCCCTGTGCAGGACATGAAGACTGGTGAGGGTGGCTTGCTGCAGGTCACCCTAGAAGGGATCAATCTCAAGTTCATGCACAACCAG GTTTTCATAGAGCTGAATCACATTAAAAAGTGCAATACAGTCCGAGGCGTCTTTGTCCTGGAGGAATTTG TTCCTGAAATTAAAGAAGTGGTGAGCCACAAGTACAAGACACCAATG GCCCATGAGATCTGCTACTCTGTGTTGTGTCTCTTCTCGTATGTGGCTGCAGTTCGTAGCAGTGAGGAAGATCTCAGGACCCCACCCCGGCCCGTCTCGAGCTGA
- the MADD gene encoding MAP kinase-activating death domain protein isoform X39: MVQKKKFCPRLLDYLVIVGARHPSSDSVAQTPELLRRYPLEDHAEFPLPPDVVFFCQPEGCLSVRQRRMSLRDDTSFVFTLTDKDTGVTRYGICVNFYRSFQKRMPKDKGDGGAGSRGKEGPRATCAPEEIGTESSESGLSLQPPSADSAPNVTQSPRGKPRAKTGSRSRNSTLTSLCVLSHYPFFSTFRECLYTLKRLVDCCSERLLGKKLGIPRGIQRDTMWRIFTGSLLVEEKSSALLHDLREIEAWIYRLLRSPVPVSGQKRVDIEVLPQELQQALTFALPDPSRFTLVDFPLHLPLELLGVDACLQVLTCILLEHKVVLQSRDYNALSMSVMAFVAMIYPLEYMFPVIPLLPTCMASAEQLLLAPTPYIIGVPASFFLYKLDFKMPDDVWLVDLDSNRVIAPTNAEMLPILPEPESLELKKHLKQALASMSLNTQPILNLEKFHEGQEIPLLLGRPSNDLQSTPSTEFNPLIYGNDVDSVDVATRVAMVRFFNSPNVLQGFQMHTRTLRLFPRPVVAFQAGSFLASRPRQTPFAEKLARTQAVEYFGEWILNPTNYAFQRIHNNMFDPALIGDKPKWYAHQLQPIHYRVYDSNSQLAEALSVPRERDSDSDPTDDSGSDSMDYDDSSSSYSSLGDFVSEMMKCDINGDTPNVDPLTHAALGDASEVEIDELQNQKESEEPGPDSENSQENPPLRSSSSTTASSSPSTVIHGANSEPADSTEVDDKAAVGVSKPPPTVPPSIGKSNVDRRQTEIGEGAQKMLRPNSLKLASDSDAESDSRASSPTSTVSNTSTEGFGGIMSFASSLYRNHSTSFSLSNLTLPTKGAREKTTPFPSLKVFGLNTLMEIVTEAGPGSGEGNRRALVDQKSSVIKHSPTVKREPPSPQGRSSNSSENQQFLKEVVHSVLDGQGVGWLNMKKVRRLLESEQLRVFVLSKLNRTVQSEDDARQDVIPDVEISRKVYKGMLDLLKCTVLSLEQSYAHAGLGGMASIFGLLEIAQTHYYSKEPDKRKRSPTESVNTPVGKDPGLAGRGDPKAMAQLRVPQLGPRAPSAAGKGPKELDTRSLKEENFVASVELWNKHQEVKKQKALEKQRPEVIKPVFDLGETEEKKSQISADSGVSLTSGSQRTDTDSVIGVSPAVMIRSSSQDSEVSTVVSNSSGETLGADSDLSSNAGDGPGGEGSTHLASSRGTLSDSEIETNSATSTIFGKAHSLKPSVKEKLVGSPVRSSEDVSQRVYLYEGLLGRDKGSMWDQLEDAAMETFSISKERSTLWDQMQFWEDAFLDAVMLEREGMGMDQGPQEMIDRYLSLGEHDRKRLEDDEDRLLATLLHNLISYMLLMKVNKNDIRKKVRRLMGKSHIGLVYSQQINEVLDQLVNLNGRDLSIRSSGSRHMKKQTFVVHAGTDTNGDIFFMEVCDDCVVLRSNIGTVYERWWYEKLINMTYCPKTKVLCLWRRNGSETQLNKFYTKKCRELYYCVKDSMERAAARQQSIKPGPELGGEFPVQDMKTGEGGLLQVTLEGINLKFMHNQFLKLKKW; the protein is encoded by the exons ATGGTGCAAAAGAAGAAGTTCTGTCCTCGGTTACTTGACTATCTCGTGATCGTAGGGGCCAG GCACCCAAGCAGTGATAGTGTGGCCCAGACTCCTGAATTATTACGGCGCTACCCACTGGAGGACCACGCTGAGTTTCCCCTGCCCCCAGACGTAGTGTTCTTCTGCCAACCAGAGGGCTGTCTGAGTGTGCGGCAGCGGCGCATGAGCCTGCGGGATGATACTTCTTTTGTCTTCACCCTCACTGACAAGGACACTGGAGTCACTCGTTATGGCATCTGTGTTAACTTCTACCGCTCCTTCCAGAAGCGTATGCCTAAGGACaagggggatgggggggcagggTCCCGTGGGAAGGAAGGACCCCGTGCTACTTGTGCCCCAGAAGAGATTGGCACTGAGAGCTCAGAGAGTGGCTTGTCCCTGCAGCCTCCCAGTGCTGACTCTGCCCCTAATGTAACTCAGTCTCCTCGGGGCAAACCCCGAGCCAAGACGGGGAGCCGCTCCCGCAATAGTACTCTGACATCCTTGTGCGTGCTCAGCCACTATCCCTTCTTCTCCACCTTCCGAGAATGTCTGTACACCCTCAAACGTCTGGTGGACTGCTGCAGTGAGCGGCTGCTGGGCAAGAAACTAGGCATCCCTCGAGGTATACAAAG GGACACTATGTGGCGCATCTTTACTGGATCATTGCTAGTGGAGGAGAAGTCAAGTGCCCTTCTTCATGACCTTCGAGAGATTGAGGCCTGGATCTATCGATTGCTGCGCTCCCCAGTGCCTGTCTCTGGGCAGAAGCGAGTGGACATTGAGGTCCTACCCCAGGAGCTCCAACAAGCTCTGACCTTTGCTCTTCCAGACCCTTCTCGATTCACCCTAGTGGATTTCCCACTGCACCTTCCCTTGGAACTTCTGGGTGTGGATGCCTGTCTCCAGGTGCTAACCTGCATCCTGTTAGAGCACAAG GTGGTGCTACAGTCCCGAGACTACAATGCCCTCTCTATGTCTGTGATGGCGTTTGTGGCAATGATCTACCCGCTGGAGTATATGTTTCCTGTAATCCCACTGCTGCCCACCTGCATGGCATCGGCAGAACAG cTGCTGTTAGCTCCAACTCCGTACATCATCGGGGTCCCTGCCAGCTTCTTCCTCTACAAACTGGACTTCAAAATGCCTGATGATGTATGGCTGGTGGATCTGGACAGCAATAGG GTGATTGCCCCCACCAATGCAGAAATGCTACCAATCCTGCCAGAACCGGAATCGTTGGagctgaaaaagcatttgaagcAG GCCCTTGCCAGCATGAGTCTCAACACCCAGCCCATCCTCAATCTGGAGAAATTCCATGAAGGCCAAGAGATCCCCCTTCTCTTGGGTAGGCCTTCTAACGACTTGCAGTCCACACCTTCCACTGAATTCAACCCACTCATCTATGGCAATGATGTAGATTCTGTGGATGTTGCAACCAG AGTGGCCATGGTCCGTTTCTTCAACTCCCCCAACGTGCTGCAGGGCTTTCAGATGCACACACGTACCCTGCGTCTCTTCCCTCGGCCTGTGGTAGCTTTTCAAGCTGGCTCCTTTCTAGCCTCACGTCCCCGGCAGACTCCTTTTGCTGAGAAACTGGCCAGGACACAGGCTGTGGAGTACTTTGGAGAATGGATCCTTAACCCCACCAACTATGCCTTCCAGCGAATTCACAACA ACATGTTTGATCCAGCCCTGATTGGTGACAAGCCAAAGTGGTATGCTCATCAGCTGCAGCCTATCCATTATCGAGTCTATGATAGCAATTCCCAGCTGGCAGAGGCACTGAGTGTGCCACGAGAGCGTGACTCTGACTCTGACCCTACTGATGACAG TGGCAGTGATAGTATGGATTATGATGACTCAAGCTCTTCCTACTCCTCCCTTGGTGACTTTGTCAGTGAAATGATGAAATGTGACATCAATGGTGATACTCCCA ATGTGGATCCATTGACACACGCAGCCCTGGGGGATGCCAGTGAGGTGGAGATTGATGAGCTGCAAAACCAGAAGGAATCAGAGGAACCTGGCCCAGATAGTGAGAACTCTCAGGAAAACCCGCCACTGCGCTCCAGCTCCAGCACCACTGCCAGCAGTAGCCCCAGCACTGTCATCCATGGAGCTAATTCT GAACCTGCTGACTCAACGGAGGTGGACGATAAGGCAGCAGTAGGTGTCTCCAAGCCCCCCCCCACAGTGCCTCCCAGCATTGGCAAATCGAACGTGGACAGGCGTCAGACAGAAATTGGAGAGGG GGCTCAAAAGATGCTGCGGCCCAACAGCTTGAAACTGGCAAGCGACTCAGATGCAGAGTCAGACTCTCGAGCGAGCTCTCCCACCTCCACCGTCTCCAACACCAGCACCGAGGGCTTCGGGGGCATCATGTCTTTTGCCA GCAGCCTGTATCGAAACCACAGTACAAGCTTCAGTCTTTCAAACCTCACACTGCCCACCAAAGGTGCCCGAGAGAAGACGACCCCCTTCCCCAGTCTGAAAG TATTTGGGCTAAATACTCTAATGGAGATTGTTACTGAAGCCGGCCCCGGGAGTGGTGAAG GAAACAGGAGGGCCTTAGTGGACCAGAAGTCATCTGTTATTAAACACAGCCCAACAGTGAAAAGAGAGCCTCCATCACCTCAGGGTCGATCCAGCAATTCTAG TGAGAACCAGCAGTTCCTGAAGGAAGTGGTACACAGCGTGCTGGATGGCCAGGGTGTTGGCTGGCTCAACATGAAAAAGGTGCGTCGGCTGCTGGAGAGTGAGCAGCTGCGAGTCTTTGTCCTGAGCAAGCTGAACCGAACTGTGCAGTCAGAGGATGATGCCCGGCAGGACGTCATCCCCGATGTG GAGATCAGCAGAAAGGTGTACAAGGGGATGTTAGACCTGCTCAAGTGCACAGTACTCAGCCTGGAGCAGTCCTATGCCCACGCAGGTCTGGGTGGCATGGCCAGCATCTTTGGGCTTCTGGAGATTGCCCAGACCCACTACTATAGTAAAG AACCAGACAAGCGGAAGAGAAGTCCAACAGAGAGTGTAAATACACCAGTTGGCAAGGATCCTGGCCTGGCTGGGCGGGGGGACCCAAAAGCTATGGCACAGCTGAGAGTACCCCAGCTGGGCCCTCGGGCGCCAAGTGCTGCAGGAAAGGGTCCCAAAGAACTAGACACCAGAAGtttaaaggaagagaattttGTAGCATCTGTTG AATTGTGGAACAAGCACCAGgaagtgaaaaagcaaaaagcTTTGGAAAAACAGA GGCCTGAAGTAATCAAACCCGTCTTTGACCTTGGTGAGACAGAGGAGAAAAAGTCCCAGATCAGCGCAGACAGTGGTGTGAGCCTGACATCTGGTTCCCAG AGGACTGATACAGACTCTGTCATTGGTGTGAGTCCAGCTGTTATGATCCGAAGCTCAAGTCAGGACTCTGAAGTTAGCACCGTG gtGAGTAATAGTTCTGGAGAGACCCTTGGAGCAGATAGTGACCTGAGCAGCAATGCAGGTGATGGACCAGGTGGTGAAGGCAGCACCCACTTGGCAAGCTCTCGGGGCACTTTGTCTGATAGTGAAATTGAGACCAATTCTGCTACCAGCACCATCTTT GGGAAAGCCCATAGCTTGAAGCCAAGTGTAAAGGAGAAGCTGGTGGGCAGCCCAGTTCGCTCTTCCGAAGATGTAAGCCAGCGGGTCTATCTGTACGAGGGACTCCTAG GAAGGGACAAAGGATCGATGTGGGACCAGTTAGAGGATGCGGCTATGGAGACCTTTTCTATAA GCAAAGAACGTTCTACTTTGTGGGACCAAATGCAGTTCTGGGAAGATGCATTCTTAGATGCTGTGATGTTGGAGAGAGAAGGGATGGGAATGGACCAGGGTCCCCAGGAAATGATCGACAG GTACCTGTCCCTGGGAGAACATGACCGGAAGCGCCTAGAGGATGATGAAGATCGTTTGCTGGCCACACTTTTGCACAACCTCATCTCCTACATGCTGCTGATGAAG GTAAATAAGAATGACATCCGGAAGAAGGTGAGGCGCCTAATGGgaaagtcccatattgggcttgtGTACAGCCAGCAAATCAATGAAGTGCTTGATCAGCTGGTGAACCTG aaTGGACGTGATCTCTCTATCCGGTCCAGTGGCAGCCGGCACATGAAAAAGCAGACATTTGTGGTACATGCAGGGACAGACACAAATGGAGACATCTTCTTCATGGAG GTGTGTGATGACTGTGTGGTGTTACGTAGTAACATCGGGACGGTGTATGAGCGCTGGTGGTATGAGAAGCTCATCAACATGACCTACTGTCCCAAGACCAAGGTGTTGTGCTTGTGGCGTAGAAATGGCTCTGAGACTCAGCTCAACAAATTCTATACTAAGAAG TGTCGGGAGCTGTACTACTGTGTGAAGGACAGCATGGAGCGGGCTGCTGCCCGGCAGCAAAGCATCAAACCTG GCCCTGAACTGGGTGGCGAGTTCCCTGTGCAGGACATGAAGACTGGTGAGGGTGGCTTGCTGCAGGTCACCCTAGAAGGGATCAATCTCAAGTTCATGCACAACCAG TTCCTGAAATTAAAGAAGTGGTGA